A window of Mastomys coucha isolate ucsf_1 unplaced genomic scaffold, UCSF_Mcou_1 pScaffold1, whole genome shotgun sequence genomic DNA:
TTCCAAAACAAATGTTTTGAATGTGAGATGCCCCCTCTCCCACCCTGTGCCCACCCATATGCTCATGTGTTtcaacacttggtccccagttgatagagctgttttggaaggttgtagaacttttaggaggtggagcctaacTGGAAGAAGTGGGGTCCATAGGGATGGGGCTTGAGTTTTAACAGCCCAGCCCTACTTCATGTCCTGTCAGCTTCCAGGCACTTTATACTCTCTCGGCCATGCTCGCGCTCACCATGTTGGACTGCAtccctttgaactgtaagccaaagcaAAACCGTCCTCCCTTGATTTGCTTCTGGTCAGGTAAGCTGTCTCAGgagtgagaaaagtaactaatacaagtGTGACTTTTGGTGCGCTATTCACTTTTCTCCATCTCAACTCCTTCTATAGGAAGGAGAAATCACTTGACTTGCAGAGTTGTAATGATAAAATTACATAAGGCAAGGTATGTAAACCATTAGCTACATGGTAAGTGCTTCATAAATGATGGCAATTATGCTTATATAAGCAAGCAAAGCACGGGTATGACAAACTGTGAAATGCATTCGTGGTAACTGTCATTGTTTTGTGACAAAAATTCCTGTGAGACCAAATTAGTTTCTCTCTCAGAAAGAATGATAAGACAGGGATAGCAGGGGCTTTGATTTGAGGGTTGGCAAATGTGTGCAGTTCAGGCTGAGAAAGGATCTATCATTTAGATCAACTCTCTGTCCCAGAAATATGCTCATTATTGTCCTGAGGGAAAGTGACTTTGGGGATCATGCTGGGCAGATGGGAGGGTATAAAGTGGAGTGGACCCCCTCAGGCAGGGGAAGATCAACAGTGAACTGCACTTTTAAAGATAGTGCTATGTATTAGGGTAGGATGAACAAGACAGATTGGGTGGGAATGGACTGAGTTCAACTCCACAGGAAGTGTGAACAGGCTCACGGGCATGCAGATGGGGCCTCTGACCTTCCTATAGCTCCTTCTGCATCATGAATTCAGGCAGTCTTGAGACTCCTAACTCTGAAATCATGATGGGCatgtatcttagggttttactgctgtgaacagataccatgaccaatgcaagtcttatgaaggacaacatttaattggggctggcttacaggttcagaggttcagtccattatcgtcaaggcgggaacatggcagcttccagagaggcatggtgcaggcagagctgagagttctacatcttcatctgaaggctgctagtggaagactggctttcaAGCAGCTAggagtagggaaaaaaaaaccacacccacagtgacacacctactccaacaaggccatgctaactccaacaggaccacaccttctgatagtgtcactccctgagcTGAGCGCATATAAACTGGAACAGTATGTATGCACCAAAAACCAGAGTTTCTCATCCTTAGCACTCCTGACATTTTGATCTTGGACTGTGTGATGTAGGGTATAGGTTTGTCCTGTGCCCCGTCTTGGGCATCCTGCAAGGGGAATGAAGGCAGGAGAACCAGGCTAGGGAGAAATCTCCTCAAATAAGCTTGTGGTTGGTTTCCTTCTGGCTTGACCCATGCTCATCCTGCATTTGAACCATTTTCCCAGGAAAAGCCCCAGGTGGTCCTCACCGAGCCAAGATGGTAAGGAACAAAGGTTTCCAAGCAGAAAATCCTCTATTCATCAAAATTCTATCATCCACTGGCGAATAAACATGAATGAACTTTACAAACACAGGGACTATACTTACTTTTTGTCAACTTGGGCACAGTGAACCTCAGCGGAGGAACTACTCGtttcagactggcctgtaggcacatccgtgggggcattttcttggtttcttatTGATGTGGGAGCACCCAGCCCAATGCAAGCAGTGTCATTCCTGGGCAGGTAGctctgggttatataagaaagcaggctgaataaaTCATAGAGGACAAGTCCATACACAGggttccttcatggcctctgcttcaggtcctgcctccagttcttgccttgccttccctccatgatggatgGTCAGTTTggaaatataagatgaaataaaccctatCCTTCTCAAATTGCATTTGATTATtaggccccataggctcatagggagtggcactattagcaggtgtggtctggttggagtaggtgtggccttgttggaggaagtatgtcagtaggggtgggctttgaggtgtcagGAGCTCAAGCCAGGCTTAGTGCCTCTGCTCTCCATTCCTGCTGCCTATtccagaactctcagctctttctccagtacCAAGTCTGCCTTCATGCCgccacgctttttttttttttttttaccatgatgATATTGGACGAAACCTCTAAACTCTAAGCTagcctaattaaatgctttcttttgtaagagttgctgaggtcatggtgtctcttcacagcaattaaacCCCAAGTCAGTCATGTTTACCACAGGCACAGAAACCAGGCCTGCACGAGGGAGGACGTTGTTTCAGCTGTGGCCATCAGCAACATCAGCAACAGGAAAATAGTCCTTCTGCGTGAAGAAAGTCAGTGGTGCTTAAGACCTTGCTGGAGAACAGGTCTGGGAAGAGCTGAGAACCTGGGAGTAACTTGACTTCCAGACATTGGTTAGAAAGGTGGCAATATGTGAACTGGACCTTGTTCCCCTACTATGATATTGTATATGTAGGACCCAAaatctgtttctcttcttccagagaaaataaaacctgCATGTTGGTCCAGTGCCATCTCTCAGTGGGGCAGGTTTTGTTCCCATTGGGAATATGTGGCCGAGTCTACTGACATCTTTGGCTGTCAAAACCAGAGGAGTGTGTGACGGGCATCAGATGCGTACAGACCAGGGACACTGCTAAACAGCCTACAGCATAGAGTCCCCGTGATCCCCGATTATTAAGCCCCAGTTCAAAGCATCAGGAGTGCTAAGGATGAGAAGTCCTGGTCTGGTGCAAATGTAAATATGCCTCTCAGATGGAGGAGCAGCGCTCCTGGCACCAGTGTCGGATGTAACGGGGATGGGCCATGGCTAATAAGCGCCCTTTCGTTGGTAGACAAACACAGAAGGAAGGATGATGGGAAGGCGAAAGTTCTGGGGGCATAAATGAGCACACGTGGAGCTTCAGGCTAACCTCTCAAGGTAGATAGAGGGAGAAGGGCAGAGTTTTTCATTTGAAGTCAACTCTTACTTATTTAAAAGCGATTTCCTTAAGCACATAATTATATGTTTATTTCCCGAAGGAACTCTTGAGGCAGAGGAGACCTGCTTAAATTATGGGGAGGGAACAGCACACAGGGCTTTAATGGGGTTAGAAAaatcttctgtctccttcaaAGGAGCCTTGGGAGGAAGGTAGGAGCAGATTCTGCTCTGGGAGTGCGAGAGGACTCAGAGGAGGAACAGATAGCAGAAAGGGCGAGGACCCGTCAGGTCACATAGCACAGTCGATCAGTACTGGCAAGGAGACACAACTCTTGGGCAGAGTTTCAAGCCCCTCACCTCCTCCTGTACGGGTAAGCTCTGGCCGTGAAATAAAAGAGCCTAGGTAAGGGACCTTTCCCTCTTGCATGGTTATGCCCTCCTCGGAGGGGGAAAACGTGCACACAGACATGCGCACTCCCGCAGGAGCTGGCCTGGTTTGCATCACGGTGCAGTCATGGGCGGGGCAAGGTGGGTAGATCTTCTAGAGTAGGGAAGGTGAGGATTTTAGCAGTGTGTCCGCCCTTTTCCCCTCCTTGCAGCCTGAATGCCTGGGACTCTGGAGTTTCTTCTCTTTGGCTGATATATCCCCCTGGGTGGGCTAGAGAGGATCCAAGGAGACAGTTAAGGAATGGGTCCCCagacaaagcagagaaaggatTTCAGATGAGGGCTCTTATATTTCTTGCTTAAAAAGCCTTTTGTGTAAGGGAGCTGGATCATGTTGCCTTAGGGGGAGCAGGGAAGTCGGAACGGAAGTACGGGGGAGGGGATGGTGTAGGCCTAGCTGTGGTCTTTGATAGGAGAGATGGAGGCTGTAGGGGAACTCTTGACTGTCTGTCCTGCGTCAGGAATAGTAAAGATAGCCTTTAGTGTACACCACATGTGAAGAGACTGCCATTACCCTTCTCCAGAAGGCAGGGCTCCTGAGAGTAGGAATCGTGGCTTATTTTGCGGAGTCGGTTCCACCTCCAACAGCACCTGGTTCACACAGGCACGCAGAGCATACCTCAGAATGAATTCTCCTGTATTCAGTTCAGCCTATTATGGCAGAAGATAGGGCACGAATTCAGACTGACATTATGGGAAAAGTGTCCACTGGGTTCATGTATGACGTTTATCTCATCTCTCAGAAAGTCCAAAGTGTGGTGCTTGTGGCAGGGGAGGAGATAACACCTGAGAGACATGGCCAAGATTCATAGTCCCAGAGCTATTTATTTGATCACTTCATATCCACTCTGTAACCACCAAGATGCAGTTTCAGCATTCGTTGGTCTGGGGCTGGGGATGACATAGGGGTTGGGTCCATCTGAGGCTGGTAAGAGCTGGCCAGCcttggagagagaggtggggggacggggagggagaaagagtccgggcgggggagggggaccaggaagggagagggagagggagggggatagAGAAACAGAcaagacaggagacagacagagacctcaTCTATGAGCACAATATGCAAGTCTTCTGTACCCTGAGGGGAACAAAGATGGCTCAGGTAGGACAGACGACCCTAAATAAGGGGCGATATCAACGGTGCACCCACCGTTTGGGAGCATAGCTGGGGCTACTTGGAGGCCGATTGGCCAGAGACAGGGATCTCTTTCACTGACCAGTTCTCCTCTATCACATATGGTCAGGGGATGGCACCTAGAATCCCATCATCTCCAAGGTGTGTGCTGAAGTCCCGGTCCATCCTTCTGTTTCCTGGAACTGTGACTGGAGGCCTTTCTGAACTCTAGCCACCTCATCCAAAGAacagaagtggtgtgtgtgtgtgtgtgtgtgtgtgtgtgtgtgtgtcttttcatcAACCCAGGGCTACAGGAAGCTGATGTATTGGGCATGCTGCGTACATGCTATGCAGTGGTAATGAGTTCCTATTCGTTATTACGTCATTTTCAAGGGGCCTCAGCCACCTTGCCGGCCAGGTTGGGGAAGGACTACTTTTGTCCAATAGGAGCCAGAGGGAGCTGAAAGAGAGTACTTTAGTCCCTTCCTCTCTGGCAGCAGAGGTCccggaggggaaaggagggatgcTGAATCCCTCATTTTGTTCGCTGGTAGAACTGGAAGACGGCCTTCTCTTGTTCATATGTCTCAATGGATCCGGGTCGCAGGCGCCGGATCTCAGCGATGGCATCTCCAGCAGCCAAACCCCGCTCCTTCACCAGGTAGCAGGCCAGCATGGTGCCAGTGCGGCCAAAGCCTAGGGCACAGTGCACGCCAACAGCCTGTGAAGTGGAGACTGATGTCTGCGTCCGCAATACTCCCCCTGACCCCGCCCCACCCATCTTAGGTCCTCACAGGACAAGAAGTGACATCCAAGCTGTGGGGGACTGTCCTTGCTTCAGGTGACTAGGAGGCCGCTGAAATGGCTGGTTCCAGCTTTGGGTTCTCAGCCTGCCTCTCCTGGCCCTCTATCCTGTGCTGTCTTGTACAGTACATCCAGCCACCGGTGGTGCTATTTTTCCTGAAATGTGTCAGTCCAAACTGAGATGAGGTGCAAAATACTTACCAGGCCCTGAAGATGCGGCATGAAAAAGACTGGAAAGGCCTCATTAATAATTTGTTTCATATTGATTCTGtgttgaaataatatttttttgaCTTACTGGATTAGTACGAAATTAACTTCACCCGCttgcttctttttcatctttttttttttttaagtagctgctagtaaaatttaaaattacaagtgTGTTTCTATGACATATGGACCTCTAAGTAAATGGGTTTTGAACCGCTTCCATCTGACTTCTGCGCTCCCTGGACTCCTGGAAGTATTTCACTTGACAGTattctctcccccccaccccccagcctacTTGGCACCACCTGTCCTAGCAGCATAGTTGACTTTTAtcgggggtgggtgggtgggggggtgagtgggtggggtggggagtgggtccATCTAGCTCCCACCCCGCTTACCCTGTCACCCCCCCAGACCCTCCCACTCCTAGCGGACTCCAGCCCCGGCCCCGCCCACTTATTGCTTTCCAGGCCCCGCCCTCTCGCTGTGGCTCGCGACCGCACTGACCTCTCCCCTGGCACTGGCCTCGTCCACGATCTTCACAAATTGGTCGATCTGTTCCGGGGACGGCGGGCAAAAGTCAGGGATGCGCATTCGATGTAGCGTGAGGCCGGGACAGCTGTCACTGTGAGGGGGCCCGCGCTCGGTCAGGGACACCAAGTGCCGCACGCCCAGGTCCAGTAGGAACTGGTAGTGCGCGGGCAGCCGCGGCAACGCCAGCCCGGCCAGCCGTCCCGGAAGCACCCAGGAGAAGTTGGGGGGTTGCACGCCCATCGTGGTGGAAGGGCACCCAGGGCGAGCCGGGCCTTTCCTACTCTGCCCGGCGATCagatcaccccccccccccccgggggctGGATTCGGTCCCTGCTCAGCACTTGTCCTAGCGGGCCGTGGTAGTCGGTCGGATCCGCCCCCCGTGATGCTCCTCCCCAGCCAGGATTGGCTGAACAGCGGGGGCGGGGCTAAGACGGCTCCTAGGCACGCAGAGAAGCCCGACAGCCCAACGGCTGCGGAGCGGGGCACGCGTTCATAGGCTGGGTAATCAGCAGCAAGCGTGATTAGCGCAGCCGGGAGCGAGCGCGCTAAGGAAAACCTGGAACAAATTAATTGCTCCAGTAGAGAAAACAGCCCAGGGCCGGGCTCTGCTGCTCCCTGGTGGTGCGTTGGAGTTACTGCATCGTGGGCCAGCAGCCTAAGGGCCTGGTCTCCTCTTCAAAGTTTTTGTACAAGGGTTTAAGGAATATTAGACGAATTTACTTCTGCCTGGGCGCGGGTGTGGGTGGGTAATCTCTTCAGTGACCAAGCAGTCATGGTTGgtgtcttcttgagttcttgaaGTAAGAGGGAACTACCATGTCCCAGAcagtagaaaatttcatttttctaccaCTGGGACTGTTAaaggttggtgtgtgtgtgtgtgtgtgtgtgtgtgtgtgtgtgtgtgtgtgtgtgtgtggtggggataTGTGGCACTGGAAATGGTACTCAGGGTAATAGAGTAATTACAATCAACAACATGGGAGTTAGCAAcatttaagcttttctttgtgTTAGGTACTTGCGCGAGCACTTTTTATAGATGTTGTCATATGGTAGATGATCACGGTAAccccattttagagatgagaaaactgaggcactgaGGAAACTAAGGATGATACCATTCTCCAGACTCTCTCgcttcatacatatatatacatatatacatatacatatatacacatatatataacacatatatacacatatacacatatacatgtatgtatatataaagtaagaaatatatatgtatatttatacatatatgtatgtgtatatatacatatatatacatatatgtttttgtttttttgtttttattttttgtttttttctagacagggttttcgctgtgtagccctggctgtcctggaacttactctgtagtccagggtggcctcgaactcagaaatccacctgcctctgcctcccaagtgctgggattaaaggtgtgcaacaccactgtcctgccttaaaaaaaattatttatcttatgtatatgagtacccggtagctgtcttcagatgcaccagaagacggcatcggatcccattacagatggttgcgagccaccatgtggttgctgggaattgaactcaggacctctggaagagtagtcagtactctgaaccactgagccacctctccagccccagaatcttgttttaaaaattattattttttcttttctttcatgtgcaTTGGTTGTTTTGCATGCACGTGTATCCTCCGtaggaaggtgtcagatcccctggagctggagttacagacagctgtgggctgccatgtgggtgctgggaatggaactctctggaagagcaactagtgctcctaactgctgagccactgctcctcctcccaccccagaaTCTTTTAATAGCACACTTTCCTACAGTCAACCGGGAAATGACATTGTTCCACAGCCACCTTCACATTCTTCCAGACACCACGGTGTTGAAAACCCTGGGTATTTTCTTAACCAGGGGGTCTAGAGAAGTTGGTTACCGTGGCCAGGGACATAGTGACCTAAGCCCACAACACCTGGCCATGAAGATGTCCTACCTTCCCTTTGTTGCTGGTTATTAGGGTGAAAATCTTGGTCTTCGTAGCCCATAACAAGCCAAGATTGGCTACTCATCTCTTCAGTGGGCCAATTAAATAAACCTGCTAGTGAAAGCTGGAGCTGGGTTATTCAGCTTGCTACATTCCTAAGAGAAACAAGGAGGTCTGGTCCCTACCTCTCAAGTCTACCTTTAGGGTCCTGGCATGAGGATTAGGCTTAAGTAGAAGGTAAGAGTTGTGTATCACTGAGCGTTCCTGGTCAAGGTGTGGTTCCCCATGTCCCCTTCATCCTGGCCTCTGCTTTGGTCTCTCATACAGGGAGACAAGTCATCAGAACGTGTGAAATGCCTCTCTGGGAGACAAGTTCCACATCTCTCAAACACCAGGCTccccagccttttcttttctcctgcatGAGACTCCCCGGGGGAAAATTCCAGGGTCTTGGAGTCCATCATTTCAGCAACTGGGCAGCTGGAGGGCTGTCCATGGCTTCAGCAAAATGGAAGGATTTCTCCCTTCCAAGGTGGACAAGCCTGCTCTGGCTCGGTGGGAAAGTGCCTTGACTGGATATAGCTATCCTCCTAGGTTTCAGGAGCTGCCAGATCTCCCTTTCCACTGCTGTCCTGACAAAAGACTTCCTAGCTCATACCACCGCTTTCCCCATAGCTCTCCCCCTTGCTAGCCACTCAGCTTagtcctttgcctcctgagttgtGTGGCCTGAGAGCCACTGGTCACCTCATTCAGCTTCTCCCTGTTGAGGTTCCTCATGGTGTCTGGCTGAGCTGTCTCTGGAAGTAACGTTTCCAGGAACTGTCCGTGCGAGCAGATCACTTCTTGGGCCCTTTGCCTTCTCCATCCATCTTCTACTCTCCTCGCCCTTCCATGCgcatctctttatctccttgcTATCCAGCTCCAAGCCTGTCTTCTCTGGTGGGAAAACAATCTTTTGGGAAACagattctcctcctctctcctgaaACCCTAGACTGCTATCAGTGTGTCCTCTCTCCTGTGGGTCTCTGAGGCTGAAAGCACATTCGTCATCCTCATCCCTACCCGGGCTGGCCCACGGAAAGGCCAGTTGGCTCCTGGTGAAGACTCGTTCTCCCTTGTCTGCTCACCTGTCACCCTCCAGAGAAAGAAGGGCTCAGGGTCCATGTCTGAGCTGTGCCCCATTGCCCATCTCCGTTAATTTTCTGTCTCAGCTGAGGGTCTCTGGAAGGAAAGCCATCGGTGGAGTTCTGGCCAGGCCTCCTGCATCCACTGCAGTCCCTCACACTATTCTCAGGATCTTTCTCGGCTGTTTAGGGTTATATGGGCTTCAGGACGTTTTAGGCTCTGTGTACTCTCATCTCCCACTGTGGAAGTTACATTGTTGAGGCAGAGTTTCCTGTTTTCGTTGGAACTAAGACTGATTTGtagaaaattttctatttttttttttgctggagcCTGACATACGTGGTGTTCAAAAATGTTAAGTAAATGGGTTGAAAAACTGAAGAGAATTCATTGGCAAGACATACTTCAAGACACTGGGAGTCTCCAGGGCGTTTGCGGATTCTTCAATTGCATGGGGACTGTGTTGAATATTATGGctaactttttttaaaacttcatttttattgtaatataatTCATACACTGAAACATGGAGCTAATACACCCTTCAGTgaatttttacatgtgtgtgtacacacacaaccCCCAGTTAAAGTAGATAAGGAACATTATCCCatactgtttgtttgttgagtttatgcttttatttttctgaaaggcttaaattgtttttagaaaacaatttCATACAAGGTATTGAGATCATATTTGTCTCTCTGTTACCCTCTCATCTCCCTCCTGCAGACCACCATCCCTCCCCACCCCGTTCCTGTCTCTCCTTTTCAGGAAGTGATTCTCTGTCTAATTACTATTTTCGTAAGAGAGGCAGGTTTCTTGGTCTTTACCGGGGATAGTCCCTACTGTGTGCACCTgtattgatagatagatagtatgtgtatatgtgcgtatatatgcgtatatgtgtatgtgtatgcagacAGGCATGTTTATGGGGAATAATAGGATTTGGTAACTTCCTCAACTTGGAGGAATTTATGACATGCTTGGGGGGATTTAGACACTGATAAAATTATTCCCAGAATATGTAATAAAGTACTAAACTTCTCACCAAAGCCATTGCCAATCAGATAATATAAAGTCAGAATTGTGCAATAAAAGTAACAAGCATGAAAGAAGTCAGttagggagtggggagtggggagtagggagtggggagtgggaaggggtgAAGCTGGCGCTAGGACCATAAGATGTTTCTAAAGGCAGGCTCTTTTCcatttagttttttgtttattcagaAGTTCAACAGAATAGTTTAGTGCACCCTCACTACTCCTTCTCTCATCAATAGTagtattttacaaaattatttttgtgtgtgtgcatgtgtgtaggcttgtcttagttattttcctattgctatgctaagatatcatgaccaagatgaAATGAAACATTAATTCAGTGGTTACCAGAGGGTCAGAGTTCATGACTATCATGTAGGTATGgcactggagtagtagctgagaacttatatCTCATTTCACAAGCATGagatgctcatacacacacacacacacacacacatacacacccctacacacacacacacacacagagactagGAGAGAGTGGGAATGGCATGATCTTTTCagtcctcagtgacacacctcctactacaaggccacacctcctaaatccTTCCCAGTACTTGGTACCAACTGGgcaccaaatattcaaacatatgagcacCTGGGACCCTTCTTATTGAAACCAGCCCTAGGCTTTAGTTTCCTGAGTGACTCAGACCCTTCCTTCCCCCAGCTAGGTCCTTGTGTCCCATCAAAGCAGAGGGTCACTTGAACTACAAAACACTCTGTGCCTGAAATGTTCTGGGTTTCCGATGTGTTAACAAACTTTGTACCAGGACTCAAAGACCTGGACAGTGGACCTATGAAGAAGAGGCTGGGTGGAAGGCAACCTCCAAGATGTTTCCAGTGGGCATCCTATGTCTTGGGTAGTTCTGTTCTACAAAGTTAGCGCCAGCTTTTGCAGTCAGTAGGCTGTTGTTGAAATCGTAGTATGTAGTATATAACTTCCTAGGTTTGGTCACAATAAACTTGGATTTTTCCTTATTCTTCCTTTGGAAGAAGATTTGTCATAGAAAATCTTGTGGGGAGGCCAGCTGCCATGTTGTAAGGATGTGGGGAGATGTCTGTGAAGAGGACCAGAAGCCTCTGACTTGCAGTCAAGTTTGTGAGTTAACTATTCAAGAAATGGATCCCTTGCGCTCCAGTCAAGATTTTACGTGGCTTGTACAACATCTTGATTATAATCTCATGGATTGcctggctcagaaccatctagcCAATCCTGTCCTGAATTTCTTACACACAGACGCTGAGTCAATGAATACTTATTGTTTAATCAAAAATTGAGGGGATTTATTGTGTAGCAACAGGAAACTACTACAGGTGAAAGTATTGTTTGAAGGAAAGAAGATGATGAATTGTCAATACGTGCAGGaatgaagataaaaacaaagggGAAAGGCACCCCCAAAAGCAACTGTGTTATGAGTGGGTTTTGGGAGAGGTTAATGCAAAATTTTCATATCTGGTGAACTTCATGTAGAGtaaccaaagtgtgtgtgtgtgtgtgtgtgtgtgagtgtgtgtgtgtgtgtgtgatttgtggtGTTGGAGGTAAAGGTTTATACAGCATTTGCACAGCTAGGGATGAGATGTAAATTACTTTACCACCAGCCATATGCAGGATGTGAACAATCACAACGCATTTGCTCCTAACCAGACACGGTCCCTACAAACTCATGCTGACACTGTGCTGAAATCTGCCGGCTGTGTGTCGGCTGGGGATGGAGAGGTCTGTGGTGGTCTGGGTGTGGCCGGATCACCTTGGACATTTTAATCCAGGTCTTTCCACCAGATGGCACTGATCGcttttccttgtttctctcttttttatcttGCTGAAAATGTACGATTTGTATACTGTTGCAGAACGTCCCCCAGCTGAGGCCTCACCCTTTACTAGTTAAtttcttgcattctttttttcatttaagatgtttataattatattttccaaGAGCTTTAAGTTGGGATGCTGGGAGATGCTGTCTTAGATGAGCTGTTATTGTGTGAGTTGGAGGTAAGGAAGTAAATGGGAGAGGCAGGCTTTAATGTCTGTAAAGCTATTCAAAAAGGTGTGTGAAGGCAGAACCAAGAGGGAACACCCAGATAACAGTCGCGTTTGCTACAAAAGCCATCTTGGTGGGCTCTCCTATGTTTACTTTCAGTGTGCCTGGAGTTCAGATGAAAAACAGCCCAGCTGGCATTTTGATTCCCAGCCTGTTGAAATTCCCAGTGGAGGGCACAGCTAAAACCTGTAACTGGAAGTCTAATCTACAGAGCTGTGACa
This region includes:
- the Dusp23 gene encoding dual specificity protein phosphatase 23, whose amino-acid sequence is MGVQPPNFSWVLPGRLAGLALPRLPAHYQFLLDLGVRHLVSLTERGPPHSDSCPGLTLHRMRIPDFCPPSPEQIDQFVKIVDEASARGEAVGVHCALGFGRTGTMLACYLVKERGLAAGDAIAEIRRLRPGSIETYEQEKAVFQFYQRTK